The sequence CGTTTCAAAGGACTACATCTACATGAATGAGAATGATGATATAAGGTTGTAGCAGCAAATCTTCATAATAATATGATGAATAATGCATGGACTTTGTTTTAACTGGGGCTCAAGAATTAAATGGTTGCACTAATTGTTCACTAGGTTTTTGACTGCCATCCAATCACCTGTTCGGCGAGAACAATAGTTACTTAATGATCAAGGCTTAAACATAATACACTTTCATGGATATGCAGATTTTCCTTCAGTGAAGAGAATTCCCTTTTTTTATATTGGACAAAAATATTATTCCTAATCGAATTGGAGAAACCATTAtttgtgaattcaaattatcATTCGCTTGTTTGTTTAATAATGCAACTTGTTTTATAATCATTATATGTCTTATTTAAATGACTTAAAAGATTAGAATTTTCATTAGTGGTCATCTAAATTTCCATATAATGGGTTGAGGTCATAATCAGTTTGGAGAAAAAGTTTgttcttaataaaattaatttctcaTTTGTTTTGAGGAAAATGAACTTCATAATTTTGGGTATACTACAATGTTCTTGTCTTGTTAGGTTTTGAATGCACTAATGAAAAATGTACTCACACTTACTGCTACTGCCTTCGTCAAACCGATCTCAGTGTACGCATTAGCAGTAGCCAACGGTACTATTTCACCCAACGTCCCTAAAGACAGCGACTCAACGATTTGCTAACGATTCGACAAGGACAAAGGTTGAATTATACATGAAGAATATCTATAAGACACTGATACCTATAGTATTTATGCAAAACTAGTATTTGATTGGGTTACTGAATCTTAGGGTAACAATTTACAGATACAATGGCTAGAAAAGTGAAATTCCATAGGTGAAGATGTATTGCTCTTGTGAGGCAAAATAATGTGCAGATACATTGGCTAGAAAGTGCAGCATTTAAGTTAGATTTTTGTTGTATCTGATAGTCCCAACATACGTAAtttgcccttttttttggggtcatttTGGGTATGTGTTATGAGAGCTTTTGTGGaaattctagccttttgcctttaatttttaaaaaatttagcaatatgcccttattttgaaactatagagggatatgcccctgttttgatactcgattaccttaaaatcgagtttcaatgaaatattcGATTCATAGAAAATCGCGTTATAccgaataaaactaaaaaaaaaaaaaaaaaaagcatggaactcgattttagggaagtcgagttccaaaacgccgctatagggctttaaaacgtcactatagggcttaaaaacgccactatagggccatTGAACCTGGTATGGcacttacaaaaatttttttgcaggaaaacgccgctatagggatctaaaacgtcactatagggcctaaaaacgccactatagggcacacAGAACAGGGCGATttatacttataaaaatttttgcgggaaaacgccgctataaggacttaaaacgtcactatagggcttaaaaacgccactatagggcacacAGAACAGGGCGATttatacttataaaaatttttgcgggaaaacgccgctataaggacttaaaacgtcactatagggcttaaaaactccactatagggcaccctgaatatgggccaatcacacttataaaaaattgcaggaaaacgctgctataggacTTTAAAGCGTcattatagggcttaaaaacgccactatagggctccctaaaTATGGGgtaatcacacttataaaatttttttttgcatggaactcgatttcttGAAACACGAGTTccatggtaatttttttttaaatttttttttaagtttgatcgggcataactcgattttctacaaatcgagtatttaattgaactcgattttaggataattgagtatcgaaacaggggcacgctcctatatagtttgcaaacaggggcatattgccaattttttttttttttttaaattaagggtaaaatgccagaatctccAAGCTTTTGTCCTCCTAACTTTActgtttcattttctttctttctttttttttttttttttttgtttttttatgagaagaaaatattacaTTCTGTTTCTATTTATCTATGAAgattttttacaacaaaaggggaaggaaaaaaaaaaaaaaaaccttatagtTTCTTGTTAAGACTCAAGATCACCATAACTCCTAGGTTTAGAAGATATGcacaaaggatttttttttccccctatttatttcttttttgagtgGAAAAAGTAATTGTCTTTAGAGGCTATGACAATGTCCTGGTCATTAAAAagggttttatatataaaatatttattctgCACACTCGGTGTATTACATTGCCTTGACCTCAAGTAAATGTAGATCCCATGTGGAGGATTCACAAGTGGAATCCACCacctcatttaaaaaaaatcaataataaatcaaGTGGGTTGATtagtttcatatttttatatagtgGTGTTTTTAGTTGGGTAAGTGTGAAATGAGTTCCAGTTTCATATAGAGTCATTCTCATATATTTCTATTTAATATATGAAGATTCTTTATGACCAAAGGGGAGAAAAATCTCTATAGTTTCTTATCAAGATCACCATAATTCCTAGGTTTAGAAGATGTGCTCATAGgctttatttttcctatttatttattttctgagTGCAAAAGGTAAATGTCTTTGAAGACTGACAATGTCTAGTCATTTAAAGGGGctttatatataaagtatttattttgcatGCTCGTGTATTACATTGCCTTGATCTCAAGTAAATGTAGTTCCAATGTAGGGCATTCATGGAATCCacattatgttaaaaaaaatctataataaatcAAATGGATTGAttaattcatatttatatattgtggTCTCTTTAGTTGGGTAGTTGTGAAATGAGTTCTAGTTTCATATTGAGTCTCTCatatatttctattttacctATGAAGGTTCTTTATGAACAAAAGGGGGGTCGGGATCCCAAATAACTTCTCATCAAGATCACTATAATATTAGGTTTAGAAGATATGCAAAtaggaatttatttatttatttattatttatttttaaagtgcAAAAAGTAATTGTGCTGGTTAAAAAATGATATCGTGCTAGATATTAAATTGGCTTTATTACATAAAGTATTTATTCTACACTCGTGTATTACATTTCCTTAATCTCAATTAAATGTAGATACCATGTAGGGGATTCACACGCAAAATCCATCttatgtgagaaaaaaatctataataaatcAAGTGGATTGATTAATTTCATATCTTTATAATGTGGTCTCTTTAGTTTGGGTAGGTGTGAAATCAGTTTTAGTTTCATATAGAGTCATCCTCATTTattaaactagtcgctaacccgtgcgatgcacgggatagttaaacaaaatttatacacattcacttttattggtacaatcatttgaaaataattctaactaatactcaaatgtaagagacacattgatttactatttaaagtagctttctgaagaatttacacatattgtgtaactgagccttaatttctcatcaacaataaaaacatggaaagaaaataaaaattacaacaattaattccattatttttcatgctatactttgtaattgtacggaattaagtcaactcaatttaagtagttgtaataaaattggcttctactattctctattctatagagatatgaacatattggatttctcaaacaattaccggtattgcaataaaatgatttattattaaaaataagaaataaagaaaatctgtctatagcttaagaaacacaatatactaaaattaaagagataaaatttttggaggaaaaaatattatagataattttagaaacagattatacaattaaaagggttagtaatttatagcatttaccccccactattagtatacagacaccaagtgcgatcgtcgtaaccctttgaaagaatctttcccaattggaccctatcaaaaaaaaaaaaacacccaattaacaaaattgatccaaaagggtctaaaaagcacacaaaatcaattcaaaaatatatatatatatatatatatatatatatatatatatatatatatatatatgagacaaagtaattactttccgctgccaatgaaatcgtcttttgtattgctgttccaaattgcaacacttatctctctaaagccttcaattaacgaaaacacaaacttctcttggaataccggagtattatgaccatctatacacacacacacacaaaaaacaaaatcagcataactcactattACTCTATATaagcctaaaaaatataaagagaaattaaaggggttgaatttttacgtttggagagagagagtttgcagaaactgtggctttatatttcttaacttgagagaggggtaaggttgctagggttttgagatgttataatgtttttatttttattttttatttcttaaatattgtgctgacgtggtaaattgtggtgccagcagaggcaacttgagagaggggtaaggttggtagggttttgaggtgttataatgtttttatttttattttttattttttaaatattgtttttatttttattttttaaatattgtactgacgtggaaaattgtggtgccagcagaggcttcggttttatatatatatatagattatattataataattgaaaaatgaataaaaatatacaatataaCAAGATATTTTAATATCTACATAATAAAGAGATTCTAAATATGCACacctattttataatatatattttttgaaaaaactattttataattaaactgtTATAATAAGTAGAAAAGTGTGATTCAAACGTGGGGTATTCTTCACACTTCCTCATTCTCCATCCCCTGTATTTTTTGTctatattatctcaaaaaaaaaaaaaaagaggagtaTTCTTAAGGATTCCCTCAAATTCCCTCCAATTTTTAGCTAGATGTGTGACACATGtcatttatttggtttttaaatgTCATATGTCTTacgtttaataaaaattggaagGAATTGGAGAATTCAAATGGAGGGGAGCTTATAATAAATCTTTTCCGCATATCTAACAGAACTACAACTAATTAATAGCTTGTAATATTGTTTCAATTGTTCATATCTAAATAGGGTTAACTATGGATTCAAGTCATAATACATGGTTTCGTAAAACTCTATGATTTTCCCCATCTAAATGAAGCATGTTAGTCTTGCTTAAAGGTTGTTTGAACCGTTTTTGAGGGCTTCTCACAATTTTTGccacttcaatttttttctttggtctttttagcaaggttttcagacccggaccgttcattgaaccgtaaaagggagaggttcaaggtttttgaggtcgaaccgaggtcgaaccgggatcgaaccgtgatgacatcataattaatttaataattaattaaagcctaaatatagatgtAGGGATAAAGGCTCAAGATCATATATTGGTCCTTGGGCTTTGTCCGAGGACATTGAAAGGTTCGAGGAGGAACAAATAGTTATTAAGGGTTCcaatttaaagtctcataagtAAGAAACGAAATGGAAGGTGATCcaaggaggaactcctccttgGATATGATGAATGCAGCTCAAATATCTATTCCAGCAATTAGAATGACCTTCCAGAAAGCTCCAATGATAGGGATATGCCTCATGAACATGcgaaaaggaaggaaacccaaaaatatctaaggaaaagctactaccaccacattaaatgcgctgcagctacttttctggccgcatttatgtggagaagacctctaaacagtgctgccttggctatcacaactcacagaaagccaaagagagtgtctgatgggacaggtactcaagtaagggctcagatgatcaacaagtgtaggatcaagatgatcttaagggagctatataatgtgagagatcctccaTGAGAAAAGGATcggaaaaataaagagagaacaTTGTAGTAATCTAAATTGTCTTTATATCCAATTGTGATCAATTTATACAAGGTGAACTCCTCGGACTaaaagtttattgatatcaaaaccttttatttgtgtttgatcgTCATTTAATTCAGTACTAGCCATTGTCCAACTCACTGGGGcttagttctttgacccactctctacaaatttattgtattgagcTTATTGGGCTAAGATCCCATACATCTAGGCTTGGACCGTAAATCAggtccctacaattggcactgtctgtgggaagaactggTGTGACAGTGAGTACGACATCTAAATATGGTAGGATCAAGTCCTCATCGAGAAGAATCCATGGGTTCTAGGCGACAGGATGATTTCCTTAACCTTGAACGCAAGTGAGATCGAGAAGGTAGCGCACACACCACGCATGCTAATAAAAGTCATTCTCGAGTTGGGAGTCATGTCTCTCAAGAACAGAAGAAAGAGCCATGCAAAGGGAGATTCAagatttgaagaagaagttgCGCCATGCACAACAGAAACGAACCCCTTCCAGTTCTGACGTCTCCTCCAATGATGAAGAGGATGCTAGTTATTGGCAAAGGTCAAGAACTCCACCAAACGAGTCTTTCTCCTACCATGAAGAGCACCACCACAAGCAAAAATACAAGAGCCCGCCTTGTAAAGGCTTGGGAAACAACGCTATGAGCAAAGCGTTGAATCAAATCTCCAAATCACCTTTCACGTGCAGGATAGAAAGGGCAAAACTTCCTCGGTGGTTCCATTAGCACATGTTCTCCATTTACAATGGTCGAACGGACACTGTAGAACATGTGAACCGTTTCAACCAGAGGATGGATGTCCACtctaagaacaaggtcttgATGTGCAAAGTATTTCCCTTCAATTTGGGACCTGTGGCGATAAGATGGTTCGATGGTCTGAGAGCCAATTCCATAGAATCCTTTAAGGAACTCACCCAGGCCTTTGGTTCTCGTTTTATCATGTGTAGTAGGGTACCTCAACCCTTGGATTCGCtactgtccttgtccatgcaagAAAGGGAGACCCTGAAAATGTACTCGGACAGATACTGGGAGATGTATAATGAGATAGATGGTGACTTTAATGACGTGGCCATCAGCACTTTTAAGGTCGGCCTCCCGGCCGAGCACGATTTAAGGAAGTCTCTGACTGGCAAACCTGTTACTAGTGTGATCCAACTCATGGACCGGATTGATaaatacaaaagggtggaggaagaCCAACAGCAAAGGAAAGGTAAAGCAAAGGTTATCTTTCAGGAGAGGAGAGATTTCAAGTCGAACTGATTTAATAATAACCGACCTCGGAGAGATTTCGCTGGACAGTCAGGGTCTGCCAACACCCAGGCAATTAATGTGGTATTTTGAGAACCGATGCATTAGGTTctagagaagattaagaatggGCCATTCTTCAAATGACCGAACAAGATGGCTAGAAACCCCACGAGGCGCAACCAGAGcctttattgccaataccaTTAAGACCAGGGGCACACTACAGAAGACTGCAGGAATTTGTGGGACCATCTGGACTAGCTGGTTCGGGAAGGGAAGTTGAAGCATCTGCTGCACCATTCCAGTGGCCAAGCGGAGCAGACAGGTTTGGATCCCCGGAGggatgcttcttcaagacctccTCTAGGAATGATTAATGTCATCTTTGTTGCTCCTGGTAGGACCGATTTTCATCCCTCTAGAGTGATGTCTATGGCTCGGCTATCTACCGAGGATAACAGTTTAGAGCCAAAAAGAGCCAGGAAAGAAGCCCCATAGGTTTTGGGCTTCTCTAACGAAGATAAGATCGGAACCATCCAACCCCATGACAATGCTCTGGTGGTCACACTCAGGATAGGGGgatatgatgtgaagagagtgTTAGTAGATCAGGGTAGTGTTGTCGAGATAATGTATCCTGACCTGTACAAGGGACTGATTTTGAAACTTGAGGACCTAACGGCGTATGATTCCCCTCTAGTAAGTTTCGAAGGGAAGACTGTTACTCCAAGAGGTCAGATTAAACTGCTCATACAGACCGGTTCGGACATGGTGGAAGTGGATTTCATTGTGGTggacgcttactcaccctacacagCTATTATGActagaccttggcttcataccTTAGGAGCCGTCTTTTCTACCCTGCACCAGAATGTGAAATATCTGTCGGAGGGCCAGGTTAAAGAGAATGTGGGGAATCAGTCCATGGCTAGGTAGTGCATGGTGGCTGCCATCTTACATCGGCCCGAAGCTGAGCCCTTGGCCTCTGGTGAAaggggcttatagcaatcaaaaacTCCGGTATTGCCTGATAATGGATCAACCGATGAAGCAAAGTGCGAAGATTTAGAAAAGGTTATTGTCGACGATGATCCaaagaagttctttcaggtcgaCTCCCAGCTACCTCCCTAAGAGAGGGAAGAGCTAATTgagttccttaaaaaaaatgtggatgTATTCGCGTGAAGTGCTTATAAAACCCCGGGGGTGGACCCAAACTTCATTTGCCACCATTTGAATGTTAATCCATCTGTTATTCCCAAAAAACAACCTCCTCAGCACTCATCCAGAGATCATTCTGATGCTGTTAAAGATGAGGTAACAAAGCTTAAACAGGCAGGGGCTATTAAGGAAGTTTTCTACCCTGAATGGCTGGCCATTAATGGggtagtgaagaaaaagaatgggaaaTGATGAGTatgtgtggatttcacggattTAAATAAGGCTTGCCCAAAAGATCCCTTTCCTATTCCTCAAATAGAACAACTGGTAGATGTGACTGTAGGCCATCATCGGATGAGCTTTTTAGATGactttcaaggataccatcaaataccactagctCTAGACGATCAAGAGAAGACAACTTTTGTCACTCCTACTAAAAATTACCATTAAAAGGTGATGCTATTTGGCTTGAAAAATGCGGGATccacctatcaaaggatgatgactaaaatgtttaAACCCCAGTTGGGCAAGAATATTGAGatctatatagatgacatggtggtgaagagcaTGGTGGTGCCTGAGCATGTGAGAGATCTCggaaacatttttgaaattctgaggAAGCATAAGCTACGCCTTAACGCTTCCAAGTGCTCTTTTGGTGTGGGATCAGGCAAGTTTCTAGGCTATATGGTGACTCACCAGGGAATCGAGGTCAATCTCGATCAGATTAAGGCAATAAAAAGTCTACAACCACCTCAGAATCCCAAAGAAGTTTAGAAGCTAACCGAAATGACTACTACTTTGAATCGGTTTATCTCTTAGTCAGCAGACAGATGCAAACCCTTCTTCCTATTGatgaataaatggaagggattcGATTGGACCAAGGAGTGTGCTTTGACCTTTcagcaacttaaagaatatCTATCTCGGCTACCTATTATGTCCAATCCTCAGGTAGACGGAGTCCTGTTCACTTATATCGTTATGGCCCCTCATGCTATAAGTTTGGTGTTGATACGAGTTGACAGTGGTGTACAAcggccagtttattatgtgagcaaatcactgcTTGAGGCCGAGGTTCGTTATTTACCACTGGAGAAGGCCATCTTGGCAGTGGTGCATGGCACACGAAAACTCCCCCATTACTTTCAAGCACATATAATTGTCATCTTGACTCAGCTTCCATTTAGAACTATACTTCGAAGTGCTAATCACATagggaggattgctaaatggggcacgGTCCTAGGagcttttgatatcaaatacatgccttGTACTTCTGTCAACGGCTAGGTCCTCACGGACCTGGTGGTCGAGTTCGCTGAACCCTCACTGGAAGAAGTAATAGAAGCACAacacatggatggaaaatcggttggcgcAATCTCCCTGCAAGAACCTTTATTCTGGAAGGTATACGTTGATGGTGTGGCAAATCAAATGGGCTTTGGAGTGGGGCTAATTTTGATCTCACCTGAGAAGCTTACCATTAAGAAATCATTAAGATTAGGCTTTTCGGCTACAAATAATGAGGTTGAATATAAAGCTTTGCTGGAGGGAATGTCCATGGTTCAAAGAATGGGAGGAAAGTTAGTAAAAATGTTCTTGGACTCAAGACTAGTTGTCGGCTAGGTGAAGGGCGAACTAGAAGCAAGAGATGAGAGGATGCAAGGTTATTTAAGTCAAGTTAGGCATTTGTAATAAGGATTTGAATCCTTCAGCCTACTACACGtccctagaagtggaaacacacatgTCGATTTTCTAGCCACGCTTGCAACCTCTTCGGCACAGAACCTACCTTGGGTTATCCTTATAAAAGACTTGTGCAAACCCATAAAGGTAAAGGGAAGGGTGGTTCATGTTCACCAAGTCAGAGTAGGGCCGagttggatggatcctatagTACTATTTCTGAAAGAGGACATCTTACTGAAGGATAAAACAGAAGCTGACAAAATACAGAGAAAGACGCCTCATTTTTGGCTATCTGAAGACCAAAAACTATACAAGCGCTCTTTTTTTGGGCCATATCTACTCTCCATTCACCCTGAGGCATCAGAGTTGCTCCTTGAGgaattacatgaagggatttgtagAAGCCATACAGGAGGCAGATCTTTATCTCATAGAGCCATCACTCAAGGCTATTGGTGACCGAATATGCAAAAAGAATTGCAAGACTATGTGAGGAAAtgtgatcaatgccaaagatttgcacCAAATATACATCAACCAGGAGGAATTCTTAACCTCCTATCCAAcccttggccatttgctcaatggggcttaGATATCATTGGTCCATTCCCCAAGGTTGCAGGGAACAAAAGGTGTTTGCTGGTCGGCAaagactactttactaaatgggttgaagctgagcccttggTGAACATCAGAAACTTGGACGCCAAGAAATTTGTctggaaaaatattgttactTGGTTAGGGATCCCTCGCATcctcatctcggacaatggccttcagtttgatagcaaatCTTTTAGAAGATACTTCTGTGATTTGGGAATTATGAACAGATATTCTACATCAGTTTATCCCCAAGGGAATGGACAAGTCGAggctgttaacaaggtcatagtgaatggactcaagaagaggttggatgatgcgaagggaaaatgggtggaagagctgccACATGTCCTGTGGACATATTGAACCACACCTCGCAGGTCAACAGGGAAGACTTTCTTTTgaatgacttatggggccgagaccattatttctttaaaaactgGCTTCCCAACGCTAAAGACCAGCTCATTTAATCCGAGCAGCAACAATGAGTTACTAGAAAAGAGTTTAGactttattgaagaaagaagagaaagtgcaatgGTTCAATTGGCATACtaccaacacaagctcaagcaaggttataATGCCAAGGTAAAGCTGAGGCCATTAGTGCCTGGTGACTTGGTATTGAGAAAAGTTCTGGGTACTGTGAAGAACCCAACGTGGGGAAAGCTAGAACTCAATTGTGAAGAACCCAACGTGGCTGGTATAGAAGCATATTTCCTAGAAGACTTAGATAAGCATGTAATATcgcgcccttggaatgtaaacaacctgaaaatgtattattattaatgaaagtttccTTTGttaatatg is a genomic window of Quercus lobata isolate SW786 chromosome 2, ValleyOak3.0 Primary Assembly, whole genome shotgun sequence containing:
- the LOC115972177 gene encoding uncharacterized protein LOC115972177, which codes for MFSIYNGRTDTVEHVNRFNQRMDVHSKNKVLMCKVFPFNLGPVAIRWFDGLRANSIESFKELTQAFGSRFIMCSRVPQPLDSLLSLSMQERETLKMYSDRYWEMYNEIDGDFNDVAISTFKVGLPAEHDLRKSLTGKPVTSVIQLMDRIDKYKRVEEDQQQRKGKAKLVREGKLKHLLHHSSGQAEQTGLDPRRDASSRPPLGMINVIFVAPGRTDFHPSRVMSMARLSTEDNSLEPKRARKEAP
- the LOC115972184 gene encoding uncharacterized protein LOC115972184 — protein: MFKPQLGKNIEIYIDDMVVKSMVVPEHVRDLGNIFEILRKHKLRLNASKCSFGVGSGKFLGYMVTHQGIEVNLDQIKVDGVLFTYIVMAPHAISLVLIRVDSGVQRPVYYVSKSLLEAEVLTDLVVEFAEPSLEEVIEAQHMDGKSVGAISLQEPLFWKVYVDGVANQMGFGVGLILISPEKLTIKKSLRLGFSATNNEVEYKALLEGMSMVQRMGGKLVKMFLDSRLVVG